From Dehalococcoidales bacterium:
GGATTAGGACTACTGGGAATGAAAGAACGGGTAGAACTTATGAATGGGATGTTGAATATTTATTCACGTCCTGGCGATGGCGGCACCGTTATTGATATTGAAATACCGCTAAAACAGGAGGTTGTCGGTGGAGAAAATAAAGATACTGGTCGTGGATGACCACGCCCTGATGCGTGAAGGCATCCGCGCTTTGCTCGGCCTACATGAGGACATTGAGATAGTGGGAGAAGCCTCTGAAGGCAAGGAGGCTTTTGATAAAGCCATCGAAATGATGCCGGACGTGGTGATTATGGACATCGCCATGCCCGGTATGGATGGACTGGAAGCCACCCGCCGTATCAGAAAGAAAAACCCGACGGTGAAAGTCCTAGTCCTGACCCAGCACGATAACAAAGAATACATATTATCAGCTATAAAGGCAGGGGCCGATGGTTATGTGCCCAAGAAGGCTCTCGGCTCAGAACTGGTCACCGCTGTCCGCACCGTGCACAAAGGGGATTCCTTCCTCTACCCGTCAGCGGCGGCGGTTTTAATTGAAGACTACCTGCGCCAGGTCGAAGAAGAACCCTATGACCAATTGACCGCCCGGGAGAGAGAAATACTGAAGCTAATCGCTGAGAGCCACACCAGCCGGGAAATCGCCGACAGGCTCTTCATCAGCTTGAAGACGGTACTGGGGCACCGGACTAAAATAATGGAGAAGCTGGATATACATAACCGCACCGGACTGATTAAATATGCCATGCGCAAGGGGCTGGTCAGCCTGGATTCCTAGATAAAATCAACGGGCCTTACCGTAACGGCAAAGACCTTACTTTATTACCCGCGCCCGTTACTTATTCTCGAATCATTGGAATATATTATGTCAACTCTTACGAGGAATATTGAATGACCCTACCGCTAGCGAACGTCAGGATACTCGACCTTACCTCCGTCTTATCGGGGCCTTACTGTACCATGATACTGGGAGACCTGGGGGCCGAGATAATTAAAATCGAAAGACCCGGCACCGGTGATGCCGCCCGCGGTCTGCCTCCCCACTTCGTCGAAGGGGAAAGCGCCTACTTTATTGCCATCAACCGCAATAAGAAAAGCATGGTACTCAATCTACAAAGCGCCGGGGGGAAGGAAATCTTCTACCGGCTGGCTCAGGATGCCGACGTAGTGATTAACAATTACCGTCCCGGGG
This genomic window contains:
- a CDS encoding response regulator transcription factor, producing MEKIKILVVDDHALMREGIRALLGLHEDIEIVGEASEGKEAFDKAIEMMPDVVIMDIAMPGMDGLEATRRIRKKNPTVKVLVLTQHDNKEYILSAIKAGADGYVPKKALGSELVTAVRTVHKGDSFLYPSAAAVLIEDYLRQVEEEPYDQLTAREREILKLIAESHTSREIADRLFISLKTVLGHRTKIMEKLDIHNRTGLIKYAMRKGLVSLDS